A portion of the Deinococcus peraridilitoris DSM 19664 genome contains these proteins:
- a CDS encoding RluA family pseudouridine synthase: protein MGKNQGYAYREQLNGQATGQSTLHYLSARYPHSSPSQWQERLDRGEVLLDGRPARAHETLRAGQILVWHRPPWQEHKAPRHYEVLFEDDVLLAVNKPGGLPTLPGAGYLENTLLQLVRARTPHAAPLHRLGRATSGLVLFARTPQAAAQLSRAWRDRAIQKIYRALASGVAEHECYDIHAPIGPVPHPRLGTVHAASPDGKAARSVARPLERRADTTLFEVDIHTGRPHQIRIHLACVGHPLQGDPLYGTGGLPGSQHPGLPGDAGYLLHAEQLILRHPMSGATLHLRAPAPAGLRLTSEDS from the coding sequence GTGGGCAAGAACCAGGGCTACGCGTACCGTGAACAGCTGAACGGACAGGCCACCGGCCAATCGACGCTGCACTACCTGAGCGCCCGTTATCCCCATTCTTCTCCCAGCCAGTGGCAAGAGCGCCTGGACCGGGGCGAGGTGCTCCTCGATGGCCGCCCCGCCCGTGCCCACGAAACGCTGCGGGCCGGGCAGATCCTGGTGTGGCACCGGCCACCGTGGCAGGAACACAAGGCACCCCGACACTATGAGGTGCTGTTCGAGGATGACGTCCTGCTGGCCGTCAACAAGCCCGGTGGTCTCCCCACGCTGCCCGGAGCCGGGTACCTGGAAAATACCCTGCTCCAGCTCGTCCGCGCACGCACCCCTCACGCCGCGCCGCTGCACCGCCTGGGGCGTGCCACGTCCGGGCTGGTGCTGTTCGCCCGCACACCGCAAGCGGCGGCGCAGCTGTCTCGGGCGTGGCGTGACCGCGCAATTCAAAAAATCTACCGCGCCCTCGCGTCCGGCGTGGCCGAACACGAGTGCTACGACATTCACGCGCCGATCGGGCCGGTGCCCCATCCCCGCCTGGGCACCGTGCACGCAGCCTCGCCGGATGGCAAAGCTGCCCGCAGCGTGGCCCGCCCGCTGGAGCGCCGCGCGGACACCACCCTGTTCGAGGTCGACATTCACACCGGGCGGCCACACCAGATTCGCATTCACCTGGCCTGTGTCGGCCACCCGCTGCAGGGAGATCCGCTCTACGGGACGGGTGGACTGCCCGGCTCACAGCACCCCGGCCTGCCGGGAGACGCTGGCTACCTGCTGCACGCCGAGCAGCTGATTCTGCGTCACCCGATGTCAGGAGCCACGCTGCACCTCCGGGCACCTGCGCCCGCCGGGTTGCGTCTGACAAGCGAAGACTCCTGA
- a CDS encoding AAA family ATPase encodes MFRRKDTPSTDPLPFGLRADLSRSGEKLIYRARTFHAPFGKEADTLQRTFLSECRLSVLVFLNRKGALGALDHAVYGAAFPDADIQADVRTLLPRAALRSLGQSFVLARQRGITRASGPELTPTEQATLDALWNIIELALILPGNRGGRDFITGEQARVQTLLTDRFRVSAPARSDVGAPRHPTLTGAERPETPTVAELASPEDSGSRELRTTPLQPEAEAGILAASRPVAEVFDSVRWAEVFDKATVDVEGGKFFMPPQVTALLEQANQRRHTTRLLLTQTASAHFLQSQLHVAEQYQLFLLAAFLSAGQEASLRDLRVLARVMKLSGGFLNLQGWHKIGRQLHEALSLQDIAQFVPESLRSIGQRTEREVAEDFITTVIEETLGLFDVLLALGRDDDGTRAAFRQQVYAAQAARSEQYLPESAARARAQLPPSPSLPTGLLGQVLGERFQQLRGTLTVPARSEEQREAWRNDFARHFQVLFATSVRQAGPVTFGHHSVALLNALSGEGRSASGWQAWHDEALREYALDPFVFRPDYLRELLHAASASATWRSALDVLQKTTRNVIETYVNDLLGGANQEQVAAGFARLQAGIEEHLGPAPTAQGSVVTAPDKDSEPTAAAQSQASPEDSSTLETAPEVEDEPATARTPETAAELSLPTLSTEVPIPRTPVFIETLEDEVWDDEELTPQRPAGPDLGPDFSLELPSHLPSTPKGTDLTLEIDLPVPDLQEPTSTKTSSASSARGQTSHGASHEQDEMETVLRDVSALVGQEDLKRQIHQIANLIRVREMRRASGLPTTDFTPHLALAGKRGTGRTTAAHLLARLYRAAGLLTRGHVVEVLATDLMAGDAPENMEALEQVIKRASGGVLLIDRAYTLTELDSSGGHVVSLFMRLLERHRDDLAVIVAGKQERLEYFQTYNEATRTRFARLVQLTDFTVAELAEVLARFAARQGFRMDHETILAAQQAFTRMAEARQQSISLLEVPPVLESALSRHANRVAGLAQIAPDDLIRLDPADF; translated from the coding sequence ATGTTCCGCCGCAAAGACACGCCCTCGACCGATCCCCTGCCATTTGGCCTGCGCGCGGATCTGTCGAGGTCCGGCGAAAAGCTGATTTACCGCGCACGTACTTTCCACGCTCCGTTTGGAAAAGAAGCCGACACGTTGCAGCGAACCTTCCTGAGCGAATGCCGCCTGAGCGTGCTGGTGTTCCTGAACCGCAAGGGCGCGCTTGGAGCGCTGGATCACGCAGTCTACGGCGCAGCCTTTCCCGACGCGGACATTCAGGCAGACGTCCGCACGCTGCTTCCCCGTGCAGCCTTGCGCTCGCTGGGACAGTCGTTCGTGCTCGCGCGCCAGCGTGGCATCACCAGGGCCTCCGGCCCCGAGCTGACCCCCACCGAGCAGGCGACGCTGGACGCACTCTGGAACATTATCGAGCTGGCGCTGATTCTTCCGGGCAACCGGGGTGGGCGCGACTTTATCACTGGCGAGCAGGCCCGGGTCCAGACCCTGCTGACTGACCGGTTTCGCGTCAGCGCGCCGGCGCGTTCCGACGTCGGCGCTCCCCGGCACCCGACATTGACGGGCGCGGAGCGGCCTGAAACACCGACGGTGGCCGAGCTCGCGTCGCCGGAGGATTCCGGCTCGCGTGAGCTGCGCACCACCCCACTTCAGCCCGAAGCCGAGGCGGGAATCCTGGCGGCGTCGCGTCCCGTCGCCGAAGTGTTCGACTCCGTTCGCTGGGCCGAAGTGTTTGATAAAGCAACCGTAGATGTCGAGGGCGGCAAGTTCTTCATGCCCCCCCAGGTCACGGCGTTGCTGGAACAGGCAAATCAGCGCCGTCACACGACGCGCCTGCTGCTGACGCAGACGGCTTCGGCGCATTTTCTGCAAAGTCAGCTGCACGTGGCCGAGCAGTATCAGCTGTTCCTGCTGGCGGCGTTTCTCTCCGCCGGACAGGAAGCGAGCCTGCGCGATTTACGTGTTCTGGCGCGCGTGATGAAGCTGTCGGGCGGCTTTCTCAACCTGCAGGGCTGGCACAAGATAGGGCGTCAGCTTCACGAGGCACTGTCCCTGCAGGACATCGCGCAATTCGTTCCCGAGTCGCTGCGCTCGATTGGACAGCGCACCGAGCGCGAAGTCGCCGAGGATTTCATCACGACGGTCATCGAGGAAACGCTGGGGCTTTTCGACGTCCTGCTGGCGCTGGGCCGTGATGATGACGGCACGCGCGCCGCGTTCCGCCAGCAGGTCTACGCCGCGCAGGCCGCGCGCAGTGAACAGTACCTGCCGGAAAGTGCGGCGCGTGCACGCGCGCAGCTCCCGCCATCCCCCAGCCTGCCAACAGGGCTGCTGGGCCAGGTCCTGGGCGAGCGTTTCCAGCAACTGCGGGGCACGCTCACAGTGCCCGCGCGCAGCGAGGAGCAACGTGAGGCCTGGCGCAACGACTTCGCGCGGCACTTTCAGGTGTTGTTCGCCACGTCCGTCCGGCAGGCAGGTCCGGTCACCTTCGGGCATCACAGTGTCGCCTTGCTCAACGCCCTGTCCGGTGAAGGTCGAAGTGCGTCCGGGTGGCAGGCATGGCACGACGAAGCGCTCCGGGAATACGCGCTGGACCCCTTCGTCTTTCGCCCAGATTACCTGCGTGAGTTGCTGCATGCCGCCAGCGCCAGTGCCACCTGGCGAAGTGCGCTCGACGTGCTGCAAAAAACAACCCGGAACGTGATCGAAACCTACGTCAACGACCTGCTGGGTGGCGCAAACCAGGAACAGGTCGCCGCCGGATTCGCTCGCCTGCAAGCCGGCATCGAGGAACACCTCGGGCCGGCGCCCACAGCGCAGGGCAGCGTTGTCACCGCTCCTGACAAGGACAGCGAGCCCACTGCCGCCGCGCAGTCCCAGGCGTCCCCGGAGGACTCGTCCACCCTGGAGACGGCGCCCGAAGTCGAGGACGAGCCCGCCACAGCACGGACACCGGAAACGGCAGCAGAACTGTCGTTGCCGACCCTCTCCACTGAAGTGCCCATCCCCAGAACGCCGGTGTTCATCGAGACGCTGGAGGATGAGGTCTGGGACGACGAGGAACTGACCCCTCAGCGACCCGCCGGTCCCGATCTCGGCCCCGACTTCTCACTGGAGCTGCCCTCTCACCTGCCCAGCACGCCCAAAGGAACCGACCTGACGCTGGAAATCGATCTGCCGGTCCCTGACTTGCAGGAACCAACGTCCACAAAAACGTCTTCGGCTTCCAGCGCCCGCGGACAGACCTCGCATGGCGCGTCACACGAGCAAGATGAAATGGAGACGGTGCTGCGGGATGTGTCGGCGCTGGTGGGACAAGAAGACCTCAAGCGTCAGATCCATCAGATCGCCAACCTGATCCGGGTGCGTGAGATGCGGCGCGCCAGCGGACTGCCGACCACCGACTTCACTCCGCACCTGGCGCTCGCCGGAAAGCGGGGCACGGGGCGCACGACGGCGGCTCACCTGCTGGCCCGCCTGTACCGGGCGGCGGGCCTGCTGACACGCGGGCACGTGGTGGAGGTACTCGCCACCGACCTGATGGCCGGGGACGCTCCGGAAAATATGGAGGCACTGGAGCAGGTCATCAAGCGCGCGTCGGGTGGTGTCCTGTTGATCGACCGGGCCTACACCTTGACCGAACTCGACTCCTCGGGCGGACACGTCGTGTCGCTCTTTATGCGGCTGCTGGAACGGCACCGTGATGATCTGGCGGTGATCGTCGCCGGTAAGCAGGAGCGGCTGGAGTATTTCCAGACGTACAACGAGGCCACGCGTACACGCTTCGCACGGCTGGTGCAGCTGACTGACTTTACGGTGGCAGAACTGGCCGAGGTGCTCGCCCGCTTTGCTGCGCGTCAAGGCTTCCGGATGGACCACGAGACCATCCTGGCCGCCCAGCAGGCTTTCACCCGGATGGCCGAGGCCCGTCAGCAAAGCATCAGCCTGCTGGAGGTACCGCCGGTACTGGAGAGCGCCCTGTCCAGACACGCCAACCGCGTCGCGGGGCTCGCCCAGATTGCCCCCGACGATCTGATTCGACTTGATCCGGCAGACTTCTGA